In Chitinivibrionia bacterium, a single window of DNA contains:
- the fusA gene encoding elongation factor G — translation MDLKKVRNIGISAHIDSGKTTLSERILFYGGRIHAIHDVKGKDGVGATMDSMDLERERGITIQSAATRVQWNGNPVNLIDTPGHVDFTVEVERSLRVLDGAILVLCSVAGVQSQSITVDRQMKRYGVPRLAFVNKNDRSGANPIKVCGQLREKLGLNAVMIALPIGLEDKLKGTVDLITMKGYINEGDNGEIVKEVEIPADMLKQAEEFREKMLEEVCMFDDELMEMHLEGKELPIDKVRAAIRKGVLSLKLVPVLCGSAYKNKGVQKLLDAVEYYLPSPLDIVNKGIKASTGEEIVVPSDSAKPLVMYAFKLTQDKFGQLTYVRIYQGELEKGAEVENMRTGKKVKVGRFVRMHADKMEDCEKAHTGDIVALFGVDCASGDTFCVPGTDISMASMHVPEPVISIAIKPKDNKSQDNLSKALNRFTKEDPTFQTYMDEESGETIIRGMGELHLEVYVERMKREYSVELVQSPPQVAYRETIIGNVDFNYTHKKQTGGAGQFGRVAGTMSFLEPGSEKDPKTGEDLIYFFENNIKGGAIPTEYISSVDKGFQEAMREGTMIGAPVVNVKMMINDGSYHAVDSSDQAFRTAAIGAFREAYDKIKKQVLEPIMKVTVEGPTEFQGAIIGSLNQRRGVILGTNEEGDTKYCSVDAEVPLSAMFGYSTDIRSQTQGKAEFTMEFAKYGPVPNNIVDDLKKKYQEERAARNK, via the coding sequence ATTGATTTGAAAAAAGTGCGCAACATCGGTATTTCGGCGCACATTGACTCGGGAAAGACAACTCTTTCCGAGAGAATTTTGTTTTACGGCGGACGTATTCACGCTATTCACGACGTAAAAGGTAAAGACGGCGTCGGCGCAACTATGGACTCTATGGACTTGGAAAGAGAGCGCGGAATTACCATTCAGTCGGCGGCGACTCGCGTTCAGTGGAACGGCAATCCCGTTAACCTTATCGACACTCCCGGACACGTGGATTTTACTGTTGAAGTAGAGCGTTCGCTTCGTGTTTTGGACGGCGCAATTTTGGTTTTGTGCTCGGTTGCTGGCGTTCAATCGCAGTCGATTACCGTTGACAGACAAATGAAAAGATACGGCGTTCCACGTTTGGCATTCGTTAATAAAAACGACAGAAGCGGCGCAAATCCAATTAAAGTTTGCGGACAACTTCGCGAAAAATTGGGGCTTAACGCGGTTATGATTGCGCTTCCCATCGGGCTCGAAGACAAACTCAAAGGCACAGTGGATTTGATTACAATGAAAGGCTATATTAACGAAGGCGACAACGGCGAAATCGTAAAAGAAGTCGAAATCCCTGCCGATATGCTCAAACAAGCAGAAGAATTCCGTGAAAAAATGCTCGAAGAAGTATGTATGTTCGACGACGAACTTATGGAAATGCACTTGGAAGGCAAAGAATTGCCGATAGACAAAGTTCGCGCGGCTATTCGCAAAGGCGTTTTGTCGCTTAAATTAGTGCCCGTTTTGTGCGGTTCGGCATACAAAAACAAAGGTGTTCAAAAACTTCTTGACGCGGTAGAATACTATTTGCCCTCGCCGCTCGACATCGTAAACAAAGGTATTAAAGCAAGTACAGGCGAAGAAATCGTTGTTCCGTCAGACTCTGCAAAGCCGCTTGTTATGTATGCTTTCAAACTTACGCAAGACAAATTCGGTCAATTGACTTACGTTCGTATTTATCAAGGCGAACTCGAAAAAGGCGCTGAAGTAGAAAATATGCGGACAGGCAAAAAGGTGAAAGTCGGACGTTTTGTAAGAATGCACGCCGATAAAATGGAAGATTGCGAAAAGGCGCACACAGGCGACATCGTTGCGCTTTTCGGCGTGGATTGCGCTTCGGGCGATACTTTCTGCGTTCCCGGCACAGATATTTCTATGGCTTCAATGCACGTTCCGGAGCCGGTTATTTCTATAGCGATTAAGCCGAAAGACAACAAATCGCAAGACAATTTGTCGAAGGCGCTCAACCGCTTTACGAAAGAAGACCCTACTTTCCAAACATATATGGACGAGGAATCGGGCGAGACAATTATTCGCGGTATGGGTGAGTTGCACTTGGAAGTTTACGTTGAGAGAATGAAACGCGAATATTCCGTAGAACTCGTTCAAAGCCCGCCGCAAGTTGCTTATCGCGAAACCATTATCGGCAACGTAGATTTCAACTACACGCACAAAAAGCAAACAGGTGGTGCGGGTCAGTTCGGACGCGTTGCGGGAACAATGAGTTTCTTGGAACCCGGTTCGGAAAAAGATCCCAAAACCGGCGAAGATTTGATTTACTTCTTTGAAAACAATATCAAAGGCGGCGCAATTCCGACCGAATATATTTCATCTGTCGATAAAGGTTTCCAAGAGGCGATGAGAGAAGGTACAATGATTGGCGCGCCCGTTGTAAATGTAAAAATGATGATTAACGACGGTTCGTATCACGCGGTTGACTCGTCTGACCAAGCGTTCCGCACAGCGGCTATCGGCGCGTTCCGTGAAGCATACGACAAAATTAAAAAGCAAGTTCTTGAGCCGATTATGAAAGTAACCGTTGAAGGTCCGACGGAGTTCCAAGGAGCAATCATCGGCTCGCTTAACCAAAGAAGAGGCGTTATCTTGGGAACAAACGAAGAAGGCGATACTAAATATTGCTCAGTTGACGCGGAAGTCCCGCTTTCTGCAATGTTCGGATACTCAACAGACATTCGTTCGCAAACGCAAGGTAAAGCAGAGTTCACAATGGAGTTCGCAAAATACGGTCCCGTTCCGAACAACATTGTTGACGACTTGAAGAAGAAGTATCAGGAAGAGAGAGCGGCGAGAAATAAGTGA
- a CDS encoding glucosyltransferase domain-containing protein, with the protein MKRKEVTAVKLFDLENVSIAGFCNFCKNNLPLIIAVTFALFFTYGAKLFWYNIGIDTEAVLVNREGVFRFCVGIGRFGLVFLSNIWNFNEFNPFTGFFVGFCLIWFFAISWSYIIAIFDGNTGRNNKLIPFALVLMTMPVWAEQFYFVFQAAENALIVALCPYVIYFFYKGFLNNEKRLIVSAFVLLIFMTSVYQAIVPLFCGGVFAFFLLLQERSNYEPKVYRNLCIKFFAVLVAAMAVYSLIDRIVIPIAFGIEKADYFDNMNQWGRKPITTNIMAVLIWTYDVFVGHTTVLQRIVPPSVIAPFFRTGIQGAEIFLSPENTPVAVRTFLLLPLTVLFLVKAIEVMRKAIPNGRKFLYVLAGIGVPLSIILLTIMGGNPPVTRALYALPFAYAFMFFYLIRSHKKPFAAIIISFALIAALYQAQTTSRLFFSDHVRYNDDVRLANKLNDLIIQIQPEEKSLPVVLVGRYQTALRFPQRSFLQGETMGHSLFEWDFLFNGTAIRGLGFMSSLGFHFNRPSQEQIVQAREIAAFMPAYPKQGFMKRAQDFIVVKLSDDIWIDPKLSE; encoded by the coding sequence ATGAAACGTAAAGAAGTGACCGCAGTCAAACTTTTCGACTTGGAAAATGTAAGTATTGCAGGATTTTGCAATTTCTGCAAAAACAATTTGCCGCTGATTATTGCCGTAACTTTCGCCCTGTTTTTTACTTACGGAGCAAAGTTGTTTTGGTATAATATCGGCATTGACACCGAAGCAGTTTTAGTAAACAGAGAAGGAGTATTCAGGTTTTGTGTCGGAATAGGACGATTTGGCTTAGTTTTTTTGTCAAATATTTGGAATTTCAACGAATTTAATCCTTTTACCGGTTTTTTTGTAGGATTTTGTTTGATATGGTTTTTCGCAATTTCGTGGTCTTATATCATTGCTATTTTCGACGGAAACACAGGTAGAAACAATAAACTAATTCCATTTGCTCTTGTTCTTATGACTATGCCTGTTTGGGCGGAGCAATTTTATTTTGTGTTCCAAGCGGCAGAAAATGCACTTATTGTTGCTTTGTGCCCGTATGTTATTTACTTTTTTTACAAGGGATTTCTTAATAACGAAAAACGCTTAATTGTCAGCGCTTTTGTTTTACTTATCTTTATGACTTCCGTATATCAGGCGATAGTTCCGCTATTTTGCGGCGGAGTATTTGCTTTCTTTTTGCTTTTGCAGGAGCGATCAAACTATGAGCCAAAGGTCTATCGAAATTTGTGCATAAAGTTCTTTGCCGTATTGGTCGCTGCAATGGCGGTTTATTCGCTTATTGACAGAATTGTTATCCCTATCGCTTTCGGCATAGAAAAAGCAGATTACTTCGATAATATGAACCAATGGGGCAGGAAACCTATTACCACGAATATTATGGCTGTTTTAATTTGGACTTATGATGTTTTTGTCGGTCATACTACTGTTTTACAACGGATTGTTCCTCCGTCTGTCATTGCTCCTTTTTTTAGAACAGGCATACAGGGTGCGGAAATTTTTCTATCACCTGAAAATACACCTGTAGCAGTTAGAACTTTCCTCTTATTACCGCTTACTGTGCTTTTTCTTGTAAAAGCTATTGAGGTTATGCGAAAAGCAATTCCAAATGGGCGAAAGTTTTTGTATGTACTTGCAGGCATAGGCGTCCCTTTAAGCATAATATTATTGACAATTATGGGAGGTAATCCTCCCGTAACCAGAGCATTGTATGCTTTACCGTTTGCATATGCATTTATGTTTTTCTATCTTATAAGATCTCACAAAAAACCTTTCGCCGCCATTATTATCAGTTTTGCTTTGATTGCCGCTCTTTATCAAGCACAAACAACTTCTCGGCTATTTTTTTCCGACCACGTGCGCTATAACGACGATGTCCGCCTCGCGAATAAACTCAACGACCTTATTATACAAATTCAGCCGGAAGAAAAAAGTCTCCCAGTCGTTCTAGTCGGCAGATACCAAACCGCATTACGATTTCCACAGAGAAGTTTTTTGCAAGGAGAAACAATGGGACATTCTCTGTTTGAATGGGATTTTTTGTTTAACGGCACAGCGATTCGCGGATTAGGTTTTATGAGTTCTTTGGGCTTCCATTTCAACCGTCCAAGCCAAGAACAGATAGTTCAAGCACGTGAAATAGCGGCGTTTATGCCTGCTTATCCTAAGCAAGGATTTATGAAACGCGCACAGGACTTTATTGTAGTTAAATTGTCGGACGATATTTGGATAGACCCGAAACTATCGGAGTGA
- a CDS encoding HAD-IB family hydrolase encodes MKKETIAAFDFDGTITRKDTLLEFIKFTKGHFGFYFVMFLFSPLLVAMKLKLLPNRKVKQTLFSYLYKGIHIEKFNEWCAEFCAIADKILYPEATEAIISHKKCGDTIIIISASVENWIKPWANKMGIDIVLATKIETGKNGLLSGKFLTKNCYGQEKVNRFLEKFPQRGDYKLIAYGDSRGDKELLEFADDGFYKKFNRN; translated from the coding sequence ATGAAAAAAGAAACTATTGCCGCCTTTGATTTTGATGGCACTATTACCCGAAAAGACACTTTGCTTGAATTTATTAAGTTCACAAAAGGACATTTTGGGTTTTACTTCGTTATGTTTCTTTTTTCGCCTTTACTTGTCGCAATGAAGTTAAAATTATTGCCGAATCGGAAAGTAAAACAGACCTTGTTTTCATATCTGTATAAAGGCATTCATATCGAAAAATTTAATGAATGGTGCGCCGAGTTTTGCGCGATTGCAGACAAAATATTATATCCCGAAGCAACCGAAGCCATAATTTCACACAAAAAATGCGGCGATACAATCATAATTATCAGCGCGTCTGTTGAAAACTGGATAAAACCTTGGGCGAACAAAATGGGAATTGACATAGTTTTGGCAACAAAAATAGAAACAGGCAAAAACGGACTACTCTCTGGAAAATTTCTGACAAAAAATTGCTATGGACAAGAAAAAGTAAATCGTTTTTTGGAAAAATTCCCTCAAAGAGGCGATTACAAACTAATTGCTTACGGCGACAGTCGAGGCGATAAAGAGTTGTTAGAATTCGCAGACGATGGATTCTACAAAAAATTTAATCGGAATTGA
- a CDS encoding NAD(P)-dependent oxidoreductase, whose translation MKHYIFGGNGFVGQYLANELLTLDKKVVVCDLQEKLNNAINASCEYCQVDIRRIENIQKLSISKEDVVINLAANQYHTKVPRNRKEYFFSVNAVGTENILETIYEKGCRNFLIFTTDMTYGKPLYLPVNTQHPQLPFGPYGQSKKAAEEICRKYREKGMNITIMRPRMINGPGRLGILVKLFKLIDMGLPVPTIGSGKNHYQMISVFDCVSAAICALDRNLPNKEYNLGSKESPNVKDLLKSVIGSAGSKSIVIPTPEKLVKFALSIFDAVGLTIMYKEQFMIADEEYVLDISDTEKDLNWTPKFNDADMIKQAYHIYKKGVSI comes from the coding sequence ATGAAACATTACATTTTTGGCGGAAACGGTTTTGTTGGACAATATTTAGCTAACGAATTATTAACGTTAGATAAAAAAGTAGTCGTTTGCGATTTGCAAGAAAAACTTAACAATGCAATAAATGCTTCTTGCGAGTATTGTCAAGTGGACATTCGACGCATTGAAAACATTCAAAAATTGTCCATATCAAAGGAAGATGTCGTTATAAATTTAGCGGCAAACCAATATCACACAAAAGTTCCTCGCAACAGGAAAGAATATTTTTTTAGTGTAAATGCGGTCGGAACAGAAAATATTTTGGAGACAATATACGAAAAAGGTTGTCGGAATTTTTTAATCTTTACTACCGATATGACTTACGGCAAACCGCTTTATTTGCCTGTTAATACTCAACACCCGCAACTTCCATTTGGTCCTTATGGGCAAAGTAAAAAAGCAGCGGAAGAAATCTGCCGAAAATACAGAGAAAAAGGAATGAATATTACAATTATGCGACCGAGAATGATTAATGGTCCCGGGCGTTTAGGCATTCTTGTGAAATTATTCAAACTCATCGATATGGGATTGCCCGTTCCCACAATAGGAAGCGGAAAAAATCATTATCAAATGATTTCCGTATTTGACTGTGTTTCGGCGGCAATTTGCGCTTTAGACAGGAATTTGCCGAACAAGGAATACAATCTCGGCTCCAAAGAATCGCCTAACGTTAAAGATTTGCTAAAATCAGTTATTGGCTCGGCTGGCTCAAAATCAATCGTAATTCCCACACCCGAAAAATTGGTTAAATTTGCGTTAAGCATATTCGACGCTGTCGGATTGACAATTATGTATAAAGAGCAATTTATGATAGCCGACGAAGAATACGTTCTTGATATTTCCGATACCGAAAAAGATTTGAATTGGACGCCAAAGTTCAATGATGCGGATATGATAAAACAGGCATATCACATATATAAAAAGGGTGTGAGTATATGA
- a CDS encoding class I SAM-dependent methyltransferase, with product MAKEKAEFDKFVEDYNETIVQDLGKFGKYRDTAFVYKANYLKNLLKIAPKTILDFGCGIGSLIPYLHEKFKETKLHGCDISSDSIETAKKSHPYCDFMVVENTTDLQKYGKIDCIIINTVMHHIPQDEHETWLNGLYNILSEDGMLVIFEHNMKNPITNQFVKRTKIDENATMLSSKYCKRILLNRFYETSVKDKDIVLNKDSVSLRYTYFSPLRNKFVEFIECFLFWLPLGAQYVVIAQKTKNKGES from the coding sequence ATGGCGAAAGAAAAAGCGGAGTTTGACAAATTTGTAGAGGACTACAACGAAACAATTGTGCAAGATTTGGGAAAATTCGGCAAATACAGAGATACTGCGTTTGTTTACAAAGCGAATTATTTGAAAAATCTTTTGAAAATTGCACCCAAAACTATTTTAGATTTCGGTTGCGGTATTGGGTCGCTTATACCGTATTTACATGAAAAATTCAAAGAAACTAAATTGCATGGCTGTGATATTTCTTCCGATTCAATAGAAACAGCAAAAAAAAGTCATCCTTATTGCGATTTTATGGTTGTGGAAAATACAACCGATTTGCAAAAATACGGAAAAATAGATTGTATAATCATAAATACGGTTATGCACCATATTCCGCAAGACGAACACGAAACGTGGTTAAACGGTTTATATAATATTTTGTCGGAAGACGGAATGCTTGTCATATTTGAGCACAATATGAAAAATCCGATAACAAACCAGTTTGTTAAAAGAACTAAAATAGACGAAAACGCTACAATGCTCAGTTCAAAATATTGCAAACGCATATTGTTAAATAGGTTTTACGAAACAAGCGTCAAAGACAAAGATATAGTGCTAAACAAAGATAGTGTTAGCTTAAGATATACATATTTTTCGCCTTTGAGAAATAAATTTGTTGAGTTTATTGAGTGCTTTTTATTTTGGTTGCCATTAGGCGCGCAATATGTGGTTATCGCTCAAAAAACTAAAAATAAAGGAGAGAGCTAA
- a CDS encoding EamA family transporter translates to MNIVLIITSILLNSAAQLFIRKGMLMVGNVGAYNAVQSFVPMATNPFLWAAMFCYAIGIFVWMAALSRVEVSYALPFQSLGFVVVAVAGYFLFNENVSLLRTIGILVVCIGVYLISRS, encoded by the coding sequence ATGAATATTGTATTGATAATAACAAGCATTCTGCTTAATTCGGCGGCACAACTTTTTATACGAAAAGGAATGTTGATGGTTGGAAATGTGGGTGCTTACAATGCAGTGCAATCGTTCGTTCCAATGGCGACAAATCCGTTCCTTTGGGCGGCAATGTTCTGCTATGCAATAGGTATTTTCGTCTGGATGGCAGCTCTTTCAAGGGTCGAAGTAAGTTATGCGCTTCCGTTTCAAAGTTTAGGATTTGTTGTCGTGGCGGTAGCGGGATATTTTCTGTTCAATGAAAATGTAAGTTTGTTGCGCACAATAGGAATTTTGGTAGTGTGCATAGGTGTTTATTTAATTTCGAGGAGTTAG
- a CDS encoding decaprenyl-phosphate phosphoribosyltransferase: MGEKLQNVFKLLRPEQWTKNLFVFLPMFFAGQMFDADILLSCIIIFVAFSFAASSVYCFNDIFDAEADKKHPEKCKSPIASGVISKKVAYAMMAVCFLLSLSVIYLFCENVMPLIALIVFYYIMNIAYCVKLKQYNIIDVIIIAVGFVLRILVGGVASGITPSEWIIIMTFLLALFLAFAKRRDDVILYKNTGVAHRKNTNRYNLEFMNQVITVIGTITIVAYIMYTLSQDVIERLNSNNIYLTSIFVLMGIIRYLQVTIVDTRSGNPAKILLKDRFIQCCIIGWIGMFIVIIYGRF, translated from the coding sequence ATGGGAGAAAAACTGCAGAATGTTTTCAAACTTCTGCGCCCAGAACAATGGACAAAGAATTTATTTGTCTTTTTGCCTATGTTCTTTGCTGGACAAATGTTTGACGCTGATATATTGCTATCGTGCATAATTATATTTGTCGCATTTTCATTTGCGGCAAGTTCGGTCTATTGTTTTAATGACATTTTCGATGCAGAAGCCGATAAAAAACACCCAGAAAAATGCAAAAGCCCAATTGCCTCGGGCGTAATTTCAAAAAAAGTCGCCTATGCAATGATGGCTGTCTGTTTTTTGCTTTCTTTGTCTGTTATTTATCTTTTCTGCGAAAATGTTATGCCATTAATTGCACTTATCGTGTTTTATTATATAATGAACATTGCCTATTGCGTAAAACTTAAACAGTATAACATTATCGATGTAATAATTATTGCCGTTGGTTTTGTGTTAAGAATTTTGGTCGGAGGGGTCGCTTCCGGCATTACGCCGTCGGAATGGATTATTATTATGACATTTTTGCTTGCGCTCTTTCTTGCATTTGCAAAACGGCGCGACGATGTAATTTTATACAAAAATACAGGCGTTGCTCACAGAAAAAACACAAATCGCTACAATCTGGAATTTATGAATCAGGTAATAACCGTCATCGGAACCATTACCATAGTTGCCTACATTATGTACACGCTTTCACAAGATGTGATTGAACGCCTTAACAGCAACAACATTTATCTTACCTCAATTTTTGTGTTAATGGGAATTATACGATATTTGCAAGTAACAATAGTTGATACGAGAAGCGGTAATCCTGCAAAAATTTTGCTAAAAGACAGGTTTATACAGTGTTGCATTATTGGGTGGATTGGAATGTTTATTGTAATTATTTACGGAAGGTTTTAG
- a CDS encoding ATP-binding protein, translating into MKRNIYTSLLAWKNSKDRKPLVLYGARQVGKTYILKEFGKNEYKNVLYLNFDTNKELHNYFANDISPKQIIGSLKALFKQEINAADTLLIFDEIQECQRAKDALKYFNEDAPEYHIAAAGSFLGIASGKFPVGQVDRLTLYPLSFFEFLKATNNDILLKSLENDKFSNPAMHILATEKLKQYFYVGGMPEAVKTYAKTGDLMLTRQIQENILSNYKEDFFKHIKSNDISKVRMLWDSVPVHLAKEKKKFVYKELKQGGRAAEFENALDWLINTGLVYKVSNTQEAKIPLISYEERENFKIYMHDVGLLGASAKLDIKTFFSAEHDIFREFKGAMAEQFVLQELKPKNYPICFWTNSTGKAEVDFVIQYEDKILPLEVKSGENTKAKSLGVYMEKYNPQIALRASLSDYAKKGDLIDIPLYSIGQFEEII; encoded by the coding sequence ATGAAAAGAAATATTTATACATCTCTGCTTGCTTGGAAAAACTCCAAAGACAGGAAACCGCTTGTTCTCTACGGAGCGCGACAAGTCGGAAAAACCTACATATTAAAGGAGTTCGGCAAGAATGAATACAAAAATGTTTTGTATTTAAACTTTGACACAAACAAAGAATTGCACAATTATTTTGCAAACGACATTTCGCCAAAACAAATAATCGGCTCGTTGAAAGCTCTATTCAAACAAGAAATCAACGCCGCCGACACGCTTCTTATTTTCGACGAAATTCAAGAATGCCAAAGAGCAAAGGACGCTCTTAAATATTTTAACGAAGACGCTCCCGAGTATCATATTGCGGCGGCGGGCAGTTTTTTAGGTATAGCAAGCGGTAAATTTCCTGTCGGACAAGTTGATAGATTAACGCTTTATCCGCTTTCGTTTTTTGAGTTTTTAAAGGCAACAAACAACGATATTTTGCTGAAAAGTTTAGAAAACGATAAATTTTCAAATCCCGCTATGCACATTTTGGCGACGGAAAAATTAAAGCAATATTTTTATGTCGGCGGAATGCCCGAGGCGGTAAAGACTTATGCCAAAACAGGCGATTTAATGCTTACGAGACAAATTCAAGAGAATATTTTATCTAATTACAAGGAAGATTTTTTTAAGCATATAAAAAGTAATGACATTTCCAAAGTGCGTATGTTGTGGGACTCTGTTCCTGTTCATTTGGCAAAAGAAAAAAAGAAATTTGTTTATAAGGAACTAAAGCAGGGCGGCAGAGCGGCGGAGTTCGAGAACGCTTTGGATTGGCTGATAAATACGGGGCTTGTGTATAAAGTTTCCAATACTCAGGAGGCAAAAATACCGCTTATCTCTTATGAAGAACGGGAAAATTTCAAAATTTATATGCACGATGTCGGGCTTCTCGGAGCGTCGGCAAAACTGGATATTAAAACTTTTTTCAGCGCCGAGCACGATATATTCAGAGAATTTAAGGGCGCAATGGCGGAGCAGTTTGTTTTGCAGGAGCTGAAACCGAAAAATTATCCTATCTGTTTTTGGACAAACAGCACAGGAAAAGCCGAAGTAGATTTTGTAATTCAATACGAAGACAAAATTTTGCCTTTGGAAGTAAAAAGCGGCGAAAATACAAAAGCGAAGAGTTTGGGCGTGTATATGGAAAAATACAATCCGCAAATTGCGTTGCGCGCTTCTCTTTCGGATTATGCTAAAAAAGGGGATTTAATTGACATTCCGCTTTACTCCATCGGGCAATTTGAGGAAATAATCTGA
- the bamD gene encoding outer membrane protein assembly factor BamD: protein MKKIVVLCLALIFTYGFASDEPLGFVVVSMPIAEYHALQVRDTNTMPRGIRARWETNQRRIAQAQATADLALEEIAALNRALNQIQEAQRNIQHTQRRMAATLHTMSPARLEESEIQLAYLTEAFQDLYSRVAAIQLLPIIQQTQRTPVRPRGFTVSDATINLSGDEFADFSRGLEAFRRRFYAEARQVLRLTIQRFPQGKFTDRANFWIAEAYFMERNYTSALTYYENVLGFSGSSKQDDAQYKIALSYRNMGELDMAFNEFRRLIHRFPASEWVVPANEAILEIVMMRNMRAIADAAAQAAVDEPTTVVDVEAGE from the coding sequence ATGAAAAAAATAGTTGTTTTGTGTTTGGCTTTAATATTTACGTATGGTTTTGCAAGCGATGAGCCCTTGGGCTTTGTTGTTGTGTCGATGCCGATTGCCGAATATCACGCGCTTCAAGTAAGAGATACCAACACTATGCCCAGAGGCATAAGAGCGAGGTGGGAAACAAACCAAAGGCGTATTGCGCAAGCCCAAGCAACCGCGGATTTAGCATTGGAAGAAATAGCCGCGTTAAACAGAGCGTTGAACCAAATCCAAGAAGCGCAACGAAACATTCAGCACACCCAAAGACGAATGGCGGCAACTCTGCACACTATGTCCCCCGCCCGCCTCGAAGAAAGCGAGATACAGCTTGCATACCTTACGGAAGCGTTTCAGGACTTGTATTCGCGAGTGGCGGCAATTCAACTTCTTCCTATAATTCAGCAAACGCAAAGAACGCCTGTTCGTCCGAGAGGCTTTACCGTTTCGGACGCTACCATAAATTTGAGCGGCGACGAATTTGCCGATTTCAGTCGTGGGCTTGAGGCGTTTCGCAGAAGATTTTACGCAGAAGCCCGCCAAGTTTTGCGGCTGACCATACAACGTTTTCCGCAAGGAAAATTTACGGATAGAGCGAATTTTTGGATAGCCGAAGCCTATTTTATGGAACGAAATTACACGAGCGCACTAACATATTACGAGAACGTTTTGGGCTTTTCCGGTTCGTCAAAACAGGACGACGCGCAGTATAAAATAGCGCTTTCTTACAGAAATATGGGCGAATTGGATATGGCGTTTAACGAATTCAGACGTCTTATACATCGCTTTCCTGCAAGCGAGTGGGTTGTTCCTGCGAACGAGGCAATTCTTGAAATTGTTATGATGCGCAATATGCGAGCCATTGCTGACGCCGCCGCGCAAGCCGCTGTCGATGAGCCGACAACAGTTGTCGATGTTGAAGCAGGCGAATAA
- a CDS encoding MFS transporter, protein MVLPVFPMLLINDLGISGSKTGIIIATFTFSAMISRLFFAYLSDLYNRKIIYCAVMLLFSALFLPYTLLVGGVVFFVFLRIIHGAAFGAVSVSGNAALIDIVNEKRRGEGFGFFGISNNLGMAIGTTAGLYIYQILEIDFYWVFISAFLMGAVGFLCILQVKLTNAHPKQKMPQDKKFSFDKIYQVKGVFAGLSLLLLSFPYGLILSFAPLYATELGIDKNVGLFFVSMSVGLVFSRITSGKLVDRGKLTNVIKWAAFFISLSLLFFAMLGYFGVENTAVKSTAFYIVGFMFGLGYGMIFPAFNTLFVNLAPDNRRAAASSTYLTNWDIGLGSGLILGGIIMEKSGMSAAYLTAAATSFVGATFFVLFGAKHFLKHKLR, encoded by the coding sequence ATGGTTTTACCCGTTTTTCCGATGTTATTGATTAACGATTTAGGAATTTCGGGCTCAAAAACGGGAATTATAATTGCAACTTTCACGTTTTCGGCAATGATTTCACGGCTGTTTTTCGCCTATCTTTCCGATTTATACAACAGAAAAATCATTTATTGCGCGGTTATGCTACTTTTTTCCGCTTTATTTTTGCCCTACACTCTCCTTGTCGGCGGGGTAGTGTTTTTTGTATTTTTGCGAATAATTCACGGTGCGGCGTTTGGCGCGGTGTCGGTCAGCGGAAATGCCGCACTTATAGACATAGTAAACGAAAAACGGCGTGGCGAGGGTTTTGGTTTTTTCGGAATTTCAAACAATCTGGGAATGGCAATAGGAACAACGGCAGGGCTTTACATTTACCAAATCCTCGAAATCGACTTCTATTGGGTATTCATTTCGGCGTTTTTAATGGGAGCTGTAGGCTTTTTGTGCATACTTCAGGTAAAATTAACAAACGCTCACCCAAAGCAGAAAATGCCGCAAGATAAAAAATTTTCATTTGATAAAATTTATCAGGTAAAAGGAGTTTTTGCGGGACTTTCTTTGCTTTTGCTGTCTTTTCCGTATGGGCTTATATTGTCGTTTGCGCCGCTTTACGCAACAGAGTTGGGGATTGACAAAAATGTCGGACTGTTTTTCGTGTCGATGTCGGTTGGGCTTGTTTTTTCGAGGATAACTTCGGGAAAACTCGTGGACAGAGGCAAGCTCACTAACGTAATAAAATGGGCGGCGTTTTTCATTTCCTTGTCTTTGCTGTTTTTTGCAATGCTCGGATATTTCGGCGTCGAGAATACTGCTGTAAAAAGTACGGCATTTTATATTGTAGGCTTTATGTTCGGGCTTGGCTACGGAATGATTTTCCCTGCCTTCAACACGCTTTTTGTAAATCTTGCGCCCGATAATCGACGCGCGGCGGCAAGCTCAACCTACCTCACAAACTGGGATATCGGACTTGGCTCGGGGCTGATTTTGGGCGGTATCATTATGGAAAAGTCGGGAATGTCGGCGGCGTATTTAACTGCGGCGGCTACCTCGTTTGTCGGCGCGACATTTTTTGTTCTTTTTGGAGCGAAGCATTTTTTGAAACATAAATTGCGATGA